TAACGATGACTGACCTCGACGGTACCAGGCTCCGGCCTGAGCCACCCGCTCCGGCGGAGACATCGCCACCTTTCCTCAAGCTCGGTCCGTTCCGGAAAGCCCCGAATCGGACGGATGCCAAAGCCAGCCGGCGAGCCGCTCCGAACGCCATCTCCCAGCTCCGCCCCTAGGCCGGCACCCGGACCCCACCACCCGACCCCTGTGACGCCCTCCGGAAGCGCACCGCCCCAACCCTCGCGAGGCCCAGCCCGCACACTTGCGCAGTGCGCCTAGTTCCTGTGCGAAGGAGGCGTTTGTCACTTGCCCGACGTGCTGACGTCACGAGGAGGGGGACGACGCCCCAGTACCCCCCTGCTTCTGGGCCTGGCGGGCGGGGTCGTCAGGCGGGCGGTCCCGGTGGAGCCTTCTTTCTTCCGCCATTGTTCCCTCACCGTGGAGCGCCCGGGCTGAGCAGAGCCGGTGATTGTTGAACAGAGAGGTCACTTTCATCGACCCTCAAacagttgtatttttctttttttattttcaaacctaTTAGTTGTACTACCTGgatgattttgtaatttttttttttcatttatgtgacagagagagacacagcaagagagggaacacaagcagggggagtggcgggggggagggggaggcaggcctcccgctgacctgagccggaggcagacgcttcacgactgagccacccaggcgccccatgattttgtaattttatttcttgccaAGGTATGCGTTATGTATAGGCAAatgaagggggaagggggggcttTCGCAAAAATTGGTCAAGTGATTGTTCAAATAAACGAGGAACCAAAGTGAGAAATAAAGACTTAGTGTTTTAATCGTATAAAAAAACACCATTGTAACCGTAAAAAAACGATAACAAGAGCCTGTAGTATCTGTGTATAAAACAAGGCGCAGTGGGCTGTGGGCTCCTGCTTGGGGCTGGGAAACAAGCCCGCGGGAATGGGTTCCGGACCCTGGTGGCCTCTCGGCGTCCTGGACTCCGAGGCTGAGTCGGAGCTTCTTGACCTAGTGGGGCCCTGGGCAGGGTACCCAAGGTCCTAATAAGGGCCGGAGAGGCTAAGAAGGGGCAGACTGTGTGCGGGCAGAGGGGGGATGTCTGGACCAGGTTCTGCATCTTCCGTCCAGCCACTGTTGCCACACCCCCAGGGCTCAGGCTAGTCTGGCTGCTGGCTCTCTCCATCCAGCCACTTTGCCTCCCTAAACGATCAATAAAGAAAACACTTGGCACCACTGCTGCTGAGGGTAGCAATGAGAGGGTCTTGGCCGATAAGCACTGGCTGACGCGCAGGACGGTGAATGAGTTCCCAGGCCAGGGTCAGGATCAGGAACGGCTCGTTGGGAGTGGTACAGTTAGGAGAGAAGAGTTTATCACACGGTGCTGGGAATCCCGTGTCCAAGCTCCTAGAATGACCGGGACTGAGAACCAAAATAACGACCTGGCTTCCCCAAGGAGCCCCATTGCCTCCCCACTCCTTTTAGCTTCCCAAGTGGCAGCTCCAGGAGCTAGCTTCTAAGGACAGAATACAGGAAGGGTTTCTGCCACCAGCCCCTCCTGGGGCAATGACCAGCACCATCTATAGACAGGGCAGCGAGGGAGAGAAGCTGGAGGCCCCAACACTTTCTGAGCAGAATCAATCCCTCTTTGCTGGCTGAAGGACCTCTCCCTCCAAAGGGCCCCACCCAAACTGCAGAGTGGGGGTCCTATGCCCCACCACCCAGGAAGAGCTGGGCCCCAGAAACCCCCAGGACAAGAAATCTACTTTCTCTGACGATGTCAATCCCTCGAGCCAACACTTCAGCCAACTTCTGGTATTTAAGTGTACACAAGACTCCCAGTGTAGGAAGTTGTGGTTGTAGAGTCTGTGGTGTGTAGGTAAAAACGCACGGCAGTCTATGGCCACGTGATAGTCCCCACTTCCTGCCTCCCCTTCGTGTTCCCTGAGAGAGGGGCAGTCCAGCACAGCGGCAGGAGACTTGGGTCTGGCTCTACCGCTGCTAAGCaagccccctctcctctctgggcctcaggaaATAAATGGGCTGGAAGGAATGATTCCTCAGTCCCCTCCAGGAACGGGGATGGATCTGGAACCTGGAGAAGTTCTaaagagcaggaaggaaagaaccCTCTCAAAAAAAGCAACTTTAAACCGAATAAACATTAAATTCCTGAAAAAGCACTGGCCCCGGAGTCCTGACCAGCAGGATAAGGGCGGAACCCGAAAGGCTGAGGCTCAGGGCCCGTCCTGTTTCTCACGTTCTGGCTGGCTCCCCCAGACCCTCTGCAGCCACCTTTGCCTCAGCTCCATGATCTCCTGGCCGTACCAGTTGTGCAGGGTAGAGAAGTAGGAGGTCTCAGGGAACGAGGGGCTCTGCCTCCTGCCTAGGAAGTGGCTGGCAGGGCCCTGCCACTCGGCCAAGCCCTGCCCTGCTGGCCTGCTGCCCCTTTCTTCAACCAAGTCCATGGGGCTGCAATCCTTGGAGGGGGAGTGACCGTTTTCCAGGCCCAGAGACCGGTGGTCAGGAGCCTGGGGCTTACAGCAGCTGCCAGCGGCCTTCCAGGATGAGTGGCGATGCAAGGCCAGGCTGTGGCGGGCATCGCGCAGTTGGCTCTCCAACTCGCGCACCACCAGGCGCATGTAGCCAAAGCTCGCCCTGGACAGTGCCTTCACCCAGGCCTCCTGTGCCGCGGGCCCATCGGCCGCGAGCAGGTGTGGGCGCACACCAGGGGCGTCGAAGCGGATGGCGAAGGCGAACTCCTCAGACACGGGAGCCTCGGCCAGCTCCACTGTGCAGCCCTCCAGCACCACCAGGCTCAGCGGGGCCCGGCTCTCACGACTCTCAAAGGAGAAGAGCAGGTTGCCTTTGAGGACAAACCAGCACCTTCGGCCAGTGCCACTGGGGGTCGGTGGAGTCCCTGGCCCGCCCCAAGTGCGCAGAAAGCCCGTATGGTCGGCCGGGGAGTCGCTCAGTGCATAGTGGGCCACGCTCCTCTCGTTCAGCTTCATGGCTCCCATAAGAACTGTGAGGGGAGATGGGTGGCCACAGGTCAGAGAGGAAAGcagcccctctgcccctgtcGGGAAAAGAACGCTGGCTCTGGAGGAGACCTGGGCCCCTTCCCTGAGGCCTCTACTCACTTGCTGTGTGCCCCAAGgctctcagtgtcctcatctgtgaaatgggctggTGTCCCTGCCTTTCCTCTCAAAGGGTGAGGGGCATGCAAAAAACTGGACGGCAGAGGACTCACAGAGAAGGACAATGTGACTGCCCCAGACCAGAAGGAATGGAGGGGTTTGATACAGCTTTTTAACatccaaagaaaaaaagcatCAGCTGAGCCGAAATGGACCCCGAACCCATAGAAATCGTTGTGCTTAAACCATCCCTTAATCCAGGGGACCCTTAGCTCCAACCCTGAGGCCAAACCTCCAAGGTTTCTGTGACCCTCCTGGGCCCCTGCCCGCCTCTCTCTCCCTCGTTAACGGCACAGTTATCCTTTATAGTTAAGAATGTGTAGCCTTTGGGGCCAGATGAAAGCAGGCTGGGGCAGGCCGGCCCCATTCCTCCACTGGGGGCCCTTAGACAGGGACCACTAAACAAACAAGAGTGTGGTACGAACACAGGGCACGGCTGGGTAGGACCAACCCCAACCACTGAACGTGGGTACCCCACGGATCATAAGTGGCACCTAATCCAACTGTCCTCCTGACTCATGAAAAACGGAGGCCCAGAGCAGCGAAGATGAACTGCCCAAGACTGCATGACCAGTGAGAAGCAGAGCTTGGTTTCCTGATTCCCTCACACCTTCTGGGGGCGAGTCTCGGCAGGGACCCACTTACCAGCAGAGTTCACAGCAAGAGGGCGAGGGCCTCCTGTCCAGCCACCTGGCTTAGCCCTTTGACTTTGTGGTTCCTAGGGCACCTGCAAAACAATTGTCAAACCCCATCACCGCATCTTAAAGGATGAGAACTCCTACACAGTTTTAGAGGCCCAGTTCAACCaccgcctcctccaggaagcctcccctgacCCCCTGATACTCTCCCTACCCACCCGCCCACCCAGACCAGGCACCTAAGAGCAATTGACAATCACTTTGCTGAGCTCAGTTCCCTATCCCCCAAAAGGCAAGGTCAGAGTTAAGTGCCCTCGGCTTCCTGCCTTTCCCTTTTAGCACATCCCACGGTTTATTTGTGGGCCCCTCATCTAATCTGCGAGGCCCGCCCTGATCGCTGGTGCTCCTCACCGCAAGCTGACCCAACCAGCAGCCCCTcacatctgttttcctttccttcccccccccccccccccgccccaccgtgATGCCCTTTGTGTTTACAGCACTCTCCCCAGCCCCCCGAACGTCTAGGGCAGGACTCCTCTCGGGAGGGACTCAGCTTGGCTGCCGGTGTAACCTCCAATATCCAGCCCATCAGAAAGAGGACCTCAGAAAGTATTGAAATAACCAAGAATACAACAATGGACAAAGCAATCCGTCCCTCGTGGAGCCTACATTCCAGCGGGGAGACACACTGTGAGCagacaaagataaataataaatgaatgggaaaatTAAGTAAGAAGTAACGTAAGGACCGGTCAACGATAAAGCCTATGGAGAGAAACCCGCCGGGGCCCACGGGGGCGGGGCCATGCCAGCGGCTGGTCGCGGGAGGCGGGGGGTTGCTCACTGAGGTCCGCCCTGGCGTCGGCCTCACCCCTGTCTTCCCGGCACCCGCGCGCGGAGAGGGGCTCCGGGCCCGAAGGCGCAGTGCCCCCGCCAGGGTCGCGAGCCTGGGGGGCAGCCgcggcccccacccctcccaggggTGCGGGACCCGGACCGCACAGCCCGCGGGGGGCCGGTACACCGCGTGTCCCCACATTCTTTTTGTTAGAGGAGCTGGGCGGGCTGGGACGTGGGCCCCTGACCCGCCACCGCCGGAAAACAGCGGTCGCCTCCCTGGGAGCCCCCGGGCGCGCGCCGCAGAACGGCGGCTGCCGCCTCAGTCTCCGGGTCCGCGCAGTGGGGCTGCCCCGCCACGTCTCCGCGGGCCACGCCTTCCCGGGGCCGCCTCCTCCAGAGCCCGCCGGGCCCGCGCTCACCTCCGCGCCGCCGGGCGCGCCGACGCCCAGGAGGGCGGCCCGCGGGGTGGGCTGAGCCCGCGGCTCGGGGCGATCCCGGCTCCGGACCCCGGGCCTCCGCCAGGGCCGGAACGTGGCCGCGGGCGCCGGGAGACCCCTTCCGGGCGCCTCGAGTtaccacccccgcccctcccctcgtCTCCCCTCCCGCGGCTCACCGGGCGGTCCGCGAAGCCGCCCCTGGGTCCACGcgggagggaaactgaggcccgggagGCCCGGACAGAGCTGGTCAGCGGCGGGCGACCTCGAACCCAGGGCCCCACCGCGGGCCGTCCGCGGGCCTCGGGCCCAGCCCACCGCCGGGAGAACACGGagtccttctctccccctctccagccccctcaTCCCGCCCAGCCCACTTTTCCCACAGAGCCAAGCCTGGGACGGCTTCGGCCCGGCGCCTCCTCTGGGCGGGCTCCTCTGCAGCCCGCGAGGCCCGGCCGAGCTTCCTGGCGACTCCAGCCGGCCCCTGAAATTCTCGCATCTCTTTCTGGGGGTTATCCATTTCTGCTTCCGCCACTCCCAGCGGCCTGCCACCCACCCGCGGCCCCCAGGCTCTGCCTGGAGTCGGTCTGTTTGGTAAGCTGTAAGTGAAGTTTGCAGGAGTGCTCAACCACACGCCGGAGGCTAGGGTTCCGACGGCCTCTGGAAGCGGTGAGGTCGGAATATCTGCCCACGAACTTGGCGGTTCCCAGCTCAGAGCTCTAGCCTTTTCAGTTTCCTGCGGCCTAGAGTGTTCTTCCTTCTTGCCCCAACCCCTCGGCTCCTTCACATCAACTAGGTCTCAGCTCAAACGTCCGGTCCCTGACCAGGCGAAGGAAAGTAGCCTACCTTCAAGTCTCTATCACGTCCCTGAGCTGTATCTTTCATTATAGCACTAGCCACTATAGACACTTCCCTATATTCatgcttttatttcctgttaTCTGTCTCTTCCACTAAATTTTATTCAGTTAATAATAGAAACCATAATAGATGTGTTAGAAGGGAATAAGTGGTATGGAAAATATAGGAGAGTCAGGGAGCTTGGGAACTGCTAGAGTAGGGAGGTTGCAATTTCAAACAGGATGGTCAGGGtcggcctcactgagaaggtggccTTTGAGAAATACTGGAAGGAAATAAGGGAGGCAGCCATGCCAGAATCTctaggaagagcattccaggcagagggaagagcattccaggcagagggaagagaccTGTTGTGTGTTTGAGGAACTGTAAGGAGGACTGtgtggcagggaggcagggaggaaggcgAGGGCAGTGGGAGATGGGGTCAGAATATGTGGGCGGGGCTTTGTAAATCTGTGAGTCTCTAGGCTAGGATGAACAGCCATCACAGGGTCTGGAGTGAGGCGTGATCtgagttatgttttattttttatttatttttatttatttttttttttagcgagggagagagaaagagccttcCAGCAAGCAGGGgcgcggtggggggagggggaggcagagggagaaggagagagagaatgtcaagcaggctccatgctcagcagaagCCCAACcctgggctctatctcacgaccctctgaaatcaagaatgggaggcttaacctgctgagccaccggGGTGCCCCAACCTGAGCTGTGTTTTAAAGGAGTATTCTGGCTGCTGTGGAGAGAACAAATGCAGGTGGAAGCCGATGGGTGACAAGGATGCTGCAACCAATAATCCAGGCAAGATGTGATGGTTGCTGGGAGCGTAACGAGAGGTGGGTTTTGAAGGTAGAGAGCAACAGGCTTTGCCAAAAGACTGGATGTGGGGAGTGAGGGAAACTGGTAGCAAAGAGGACTCCAAGGTTTTGGCTTGAGCACATGGAGAGTTGCCGTTACCTGAGAAATGGAAGGTCTTCGGTGTTCGGTTTGGGGCCAGTTATGTTTGAGATGCCCAGTGACCATCCAAGCGAAGGTGCCGAGAATAAAGTGTTTGGCGCCTACCtagtagttgctcagtaaatatttgatgaatgaaagaTAAGGAATATGCAGAGCGAGTGCTTGGGCCAGTACAACCGGTGGCTGGCCCAGAGTGTCAGGTAGGGGAGGAGAGTCTCCTGGGCTTTGCAAAAACAGAGCCCTACACCTGGTTTGCTCTCCCCCACCCATCTTTGTCGTAATGCCTATTCATCCTCGACTACCGTTTTTGAGTGGCTTATTTTGGGTCGTGCTTCATGGCATTTCCTCACTTCCTTTTAATAAAGCAGATATTCACGCCATACTATTTATTAAGCGTCTACATTGTGCCGGGCACTATGCTTGCCTTCAGGGACCCCGCAGAAGTGAAAGGACTAGCCTCTGCGGGAGCCGTGGTACCCAGGTGGGCTCAGAGCCGGAGCTCGAAGGGGGCGAGGCTTTGGGGGGTTCGGGGGAGGGCTTCTTGAGCCCACAGGGGGCGGGACGCGACGTTGCTAGGGGGATTCTGATAGGTTCCGCCGGGGAAGGCGTGCCGCCGTCAGGCTCCGCCCCCTCTGGAAGGCAGTGGGCAAATCGGGTTGCAGCCTCGGTCGGCTGCCTCAGAGGCGGCGGCGAGTGGCGTTCTCTGGGCGTCCGCAGGGTGAGTTCCGTGAGCGGGGCgctctgggggagggtccccGCTCTGGGGCTGCTGGGCTGCGGTCCTTGGGGGCCGGGGGGTGACCCAGAACCGGTGGGAGTCCGAAGCCTGGTCCCAACCCGACGCCTCGGTTCTTCCTCGGCGTCCCAGAGGCGATCGCTGCCTTTCTGGGGCCCCGGGCCGGCGGAGGACCGCCCGTGGGCGCTGGGGGCTCCCAGCACTACAGAGAGGGTGGAGTCTAACGTCTGAGACACCTTGTTTAGTATTTCTGAGGGATCCCCAGGCTCGGGGAAGTGAtggctgggggccgggggtggtGGGCAACGAGGGCGACTTCGGGACGGAGTGGGGGACCCACGCCCAAGGCTGAGGGCGGCGGAGCCAGCGACGCAGTAGTGACCCCAGTGCTTTTCTAACGTTTCATAGCTTCCAAAGTCCAACGTATAAAGCTGGTAAAAACAGAGCAGATCTGGTCAGGCCCTGAGACGCCGAGTCCAGAGCAATGTTGCAGAAGACAGGTAGCTATGCGGGTGGGGGTGGTTGGGGAGGGTAGGTGAGGGTTGGGGGTAGGGGCTACCTGGAGGAAGTTCCAGCCCTCTGGTGTCTGGGCCTCCTTCCCTGATGTGGGTATGTGGGGAGACGGGTTCCTCTCATTCTTGGAGCTGGGCCAGAAAGGAGATCCTCCCCACCTGGGAATCAGTTTCCCTCCAAAGAGGCCACTTCCtttcatgttctctcttcctcaaagTGCAGAGGTCCTATTTTATGTGTTATCCACACGGCAGAGAACAGCCCTGTTAAGTCAGTACAGTAACTTAATcttatagacaaggaaacaggCCCGAGGGGGCAAGGGTCCACCCAGGTGAGCTGGCTAGGTGCGGGTCCAAGCTGGCTGACCCCTTACGTCCTTCTGAGGCCTCTTGGGGAGGGTCTGTGGTGGAGAGCTCTGGATGGGAGACCTGGAGTCTGACTACCGTGTTCTGTCAAGTTCTGTGTAAACTGGGGGGAGCTGGTCAGGGTATAGAAAGGACACAACCTCAGGCGTGAGTTTTTACGAATTCCAGCACTGCTGTGGGGACAGCAAGTGGGGACTCAGGCCTCAAACACACTGCCCTGCCCCAGGCACCATGAGCCCCCTCACTGAGACGGCAGGAGCCAGCAGTGGCAGGAAGAGCTAGTTCTACCTTAAGCCCAGGAGTCTGGTTCCCCTAAGGTGAGGGCCAGCGGCCTCTGCAGAGCTGAACAGCATACGGATGGGGTAGCGTGAGGGCTGGGGCTATGGGAGCTGCTGACAGTCATCCTTCCAACCGCCCTGCAGTGGTCTTGCTGGCCCTGGTGGCCCAGGTCCTGATGCTAGAGAATGGGCTCCTGCGGAAGCCACCCATGGGCTGGCTGGCCTGGGAACGCTTTCGCTGCAACACCAACTGTGACGAGGACCCAAAGAACTGCATCAGGTGAGGAAGGCCCGCCACCTCCCAAGCCTTGCCCAAGACCCAGCAGAGTGGGGGCAGAGAGTGGAGGGTCAGCTAGAAAAGAAGGCAGGGTGAGACCACCCCATTCCAGAGAGAATGCAGCCAGAGGTGACTTTTGGGACATCCGAGACAGCCTGTGACCTGCTTGGGGCCTCTGTGGGATCTATCAGGCCTGTGGGGCAGGGGCATTATGGTGGACCCAGACCCTGAGGTCACTGAAAGATAACTGTGAAAGCTCAGTCCTGCAAGCCTGGGGGCCCAGCCACTCCTTTCATTCCACCATGATTATGGTTCTGACAGCCTGGATTCACACTCAGATTATCTGCGAAGTCTGAAAAGCTCttaagaagggggtggggagtgactgAGCTGCCCCATCCCCTGCCTATCACCAGTGAGCGGCTCTTCATGGAGATGGCCGACCACCTGGCACAGGATGGATGGCGGGACCTAGGCTACACATACCTTAACATGGACGACTGCTGGATTGGTGGACGTGACGCTAAAGGCCGCCTGGTGCCCGACCCCAAGCGCTTCCCCAACGGCATTGCCTTCCTGGCTGACTATgtgagccccaccccagccctgccctttaGGTGGGGGTCCAGACCACACTCCCCCCCGCTCCCAGCCACCACTTCATTTGGGGTTCATTTCCACAATCCCTGCTTAAGAACTCACAGTCTGTTGGGGGAAACAGATAAATGAACAGCTCGTTTGGGCCCACTGTGGTGGGTAAGAGCCAGGAAAGGCATCTTATCCAGCCTGGGATTTCAGAAAGATTCACCAGAGgagacagttcttttttttttttctttttttttttaaagattttatttatttggcagacagagccacagcgagagagggaacacaagcagggggagtgggagagggagaagcaggcttcccgcggagcggggagcccgatgcggggctccatcccaggaccctgggaccatgacctgagccgaaggcagacgcttaacgactgagccacccaggcgcccgaggagaCAGTTCTTGAGCTGATACAAGAGAAATGGTATTTGAGGCAGAGGGGATGGCAGAAGCAAGGCCTAGAAGCCAGAAACTGCCAATGGGAGGTGTGTGTTGGGAGTGAGAAGGACCATGGTTAGCAGAGGCCAGGCCGGCAAACTGAGACCCTTTCCTTTGGACAGTGGGGAGCCGTTGATAGTTTTATAATGGGGCCTCGTCAGATGTGCCTGTGAGGTAGCTCCCCGCCTGAGCCCATGGTGTCCTCAACCCTCCACAGGCTCACTCCCTGGGCCTGAAGCTGGGCATCTACGAGGACTTGGGCAACTTCACCTGTATGGGCTACCCAGGCACCACGCTAGACAAGGTGATTCAAGACGCTCAAACCTTTGCCGAGTGGAAGGTGGACATGCTGAAGTTGGATGGCTGCTTTTCGACCCCTGAGGAAAGGGCCA
The sequence above is drawn from the Zalophus californianus isolate mZalCal1 chromosome 9, mZalCal1.pri.v2, whole genome shotgun sequence genome and encodes:
- the PHETA2 gene encoding sesquipedalian-2, translating into MGAMKLNERSVAHYALSDSPADHTGFLRTWGGPGTPPTPSGTGRRCWFVLKGNLLFSFESRESRAPLSLVVLEGCTVELAEAPVSEEFAFAIRFDAPGVRPHLLAADGPAAQEAWVKALSRASFGYMRLVVRELESQLRDARHSLALHRHSSWKAAGSCCKPQAPDHRSLGLENGHSPSKDCSPMDLVEERGSRPAGQGLAEWQGPASHFLGRRQSPSFPETSYFSTLHNWYGQEIMELRQRWLQRVWGSQPEREKQDGP